The DNA region ggtcactggttgaaccgtttaACTCGGTCgatactaaaaaaattaaaaaaaattcataataccatAATAAAATGTCACAAAATACCATACACACAAAAGCAATAAGGAATTTTTTACCACAACAAaatgtcacaactcacaaataactaaaataagttttaaacatCATCAAACAACATCgaccggttcgagccgagtaATCATCTCTTTATCTCAATCTTCttcacgcttcttcttctttttttggaaAATCACCGCCACCATGGCCTTCCTTTCTCATATTCTTCTAGCAAATCACCACCACCATggcctttcttcttcatctccctGATCCCCTATGTCTTGCACATGACGTGAGCTCCAAGAGCAACCCAGAAGCTTCGAATTGGAACCCAGATCTCGcgatttgggtttagggtttctcTGATTTATATTTACTCCATGCTCATGCTCATGTTGTTCTCTGATATTCAGATCTAGGGCTGTGTTGGCTTGCTGTATTTGTGATGTTTCAGTGTGTATGCGCAGAAACAAAAGTGAGAAATTGGGAAAACAGTGAAATTTGGTCCTAAAATTGGAACCCATCCCTAAAGGGTTTCGATAAATTGTTCGAAAACGGTGAAAAGCGAGTTAATCTCCAAGAAGCTCGATAATctcctttgttttgttttccctATGCTTCTTTCTTTCCTGTGAGCGTGTTTTGTTTTCTTcagatttttttgttttcattttaattgcCCCACCCAATGTGTCATGTTTAAAATTTCACGCAGGAACCTCTCTAACCAAATCAGCAATAAACTTACTAGATTGCATGATTTGAAAAGCACCTACTAACTAAGTTTGGATTGAAATCACaagaagatggagaagatgaagatgaccGGTGCTTTAATTCATGAAagataaaagataaaattagaaattatgtattttttttaattaataagataAAGAATATTACATTTTTGTCCTTTTACCATCCATTCAATCCTAACCGTTCAATTAAAGATTCTTAGAATATTCTTTAATCTAACGGTGCTTAAATgtggtgcaccggtggaccaaaaaaaaaactcgcccaccctagtgggcacctataGCATCGTCTTTAGCTTGTTGAGTATATTGAGTATATGAGGTTTGAGTTGCGTGGGATGTGAGTTCAAGGTACAATAAAGAATTCAAGAGACCATTGGACTGTTTCCCTCTAGGGGCTCGACGATGCTGATCTAACAATGTACATGGAGACTGGAGTATGTTTGTGGCGTCTCCTGTGAGCGATGTTGCTTCCCTTTAGGTAGAGAGTCATTGAGTTTTGGAGAAAGAAGTGTCTTGATATTGAAGATGTCAAGTAATGTTGGTGGTGACAACCAGTGGTAAAATTACCTATTTGTCAATATCAATATGACTGATCGTTGTTATACATAATCGACAACGTATTTGTGTTTGACATGTAGCTTGTGCATAATTTTTCAAAGTAAATAGATTTGATTAACacgaaaaaaaaactaaaaggaATGAAATCACATGTACTCTAAACTAAGATAGTAccttaaataatttcaaaaaaaaaaaagatagtacCTTAAATGGAACTAAtccttttatttaaaaattaggttgaaattattttaaaattaagccTAGATTAACGCCCAGTAATTTTACATTTGGACTTAAACACTAGGGTGTGCTCGCTCAGGAAACTCAAACAGAGAGAGAGCATGTTCGTCAATGGCGATTAAGCGCCGGAGCTCATCACTTCGTCGAACACAACCTCCAAATGAATGGCCAGAGTCTCCACCCGTCAACTCCTTCCCTTCCGAACCACCCTTCATCCCcgccccaccaccaccaccaccgtcactcACACTCTCCCTAACaccactcctcctcctccttctgaAACCGACGGAAAACCACCACCCTTCACCCGACACCACTTCCAAACGCTTCTTCAATCCTCTTGCCAAACCCCTCGCCACCTCCTTCAAATCCAAGCCCTTCTCATCACCACAACTCTTGCCCGTATACCCTTCTTGGCACGAACCCTTCTCAGCCGCGCTTCCAATCTATGCGGCGTCGATTTCACCCTTTTGATCTTCCGCTACTTCAACAATCCCTTGGATACTTTCTGCGTCAACACGGTGATAAGCGCTTATTGCAAAAGCCATGACCCCCACTTAGCTCAGGTTTTCTACTTTCGCTCTCTGAGGTTTCGCTTCTTTCCCAATAGCTACACCTTCGTGCCGCTCATTGGCTCTTGCGGTAACACGGGTTGCATTGTTTCTGGGCGGAAGTGTCACGCTCAGGTAATCAAGAATGGGTTTGACTCTGTGTTGCCGGTGCAGAATTCTTTGATTCATATGTATGCGGATTGTGGGGATGTTCAGGTTGCTAGGGTGCTCTTTGACAGCATGTTGGCCCGGGATTTGGCTTCGTGGAATTCAATGGTTGATGGGTATTTGGAGGCTGGTGACTTAAGTAGTGCACACGCACTGTTTGATGTAATGCCTGATAAGAATTTGGTCACTTGGAATATTATGATTAGTGGGTTTTTGAAGGCGAGGAACCCTGGTTATGCGTTGAAGTTGTTCCGGGAAATGGGGAGTGTAGGATTGAAAGGCAATGCTACGACTATGGTATGTGTGGTCACGGCTTGTGGGAGGTCGGCTAGGCTGAAGGAAGGAAGATCAGTTCATGGGAGCATAATCAGGATGTTTTCGAGGTCAAGTTTGATTCTCGATACGGCTTTGATAGATATGTATTGTAAATGCAGGAGGGTGGAGTTGGCGACTAGAGTGTTTGAAAGAATGACAAACCGGAATTTGGTGTCGTGGAATGCAATGATCTTGGGGCATTGCAT from Lotus japonicus ecotype B-129 chromosome 2, LjGifu_v1.2 includes:
- the LOC130740602 gene encoding pentatricopeptide repeat-containing protein At3g51320-like, which gives rise to MARVSTRQLLPFRTTLHPRPTTTTTVTHTLPNTTPPPPSETDGKPPPFTRHHFQTLLQSSCQTPRHLLQIQALLITTTLARIPFLARTLLSRASNLCGVDFTLLIFRYFNNPLDTFCVNTVISAYCKSHDPHLAQVFYFRSLRFRFFPNSYTFVPLIGSCGNTGCIVSGRKCHAQVIKNGFDSVLPVQNSLIHMYADCGDVQVARVLFDSMLARDLASWNSMVDGYLEAGDLSSAHALFDVMPDKNLVTWNIMISGFLKARNPGYALKLFREMGSVGLKGNATTMVCVVTACGRSARLKEGRSVHGSIIRMFSRSSLILDTALIDMYCKCRRVELATRVFERMTNRNLVSWNAMILGHCIHGSPEDGLSLFDEMVGMDKVKGEVEIDESPCADRGVVRLQPDEVTFIGILCACARAELLAEGRSYFKQMTDVFGLKPNFAHLWCMANLLANAGLVDEAEKCLRNMAKFDGDMSRESAEKCLRNMAILHRKCLMASKEGRIRTLPSNSPTDPRAPSSIVSLECSVK